In Tamandua tetradactyla isolate mTamTet1 chromosome 7, mTamTet1.pri, whole genome shotgun sequence, the following are encoded in one genomic region:
- the CIMAP1B gene encoding ciliary microtubule associated protein 1B isoform X3: MGSDVWVGPWRPHRPRGPIAALYRGPGPKYKLPTNTGTWGYILHDPSRPRAPAYTFGARLPTQRLSCSPGPGLLVPAGLTERGPDGAPAYSIYGRPRDAAHFLTPGPGRYFPERAGNLAYPSAPRHTIAPRNWGVQTEQQTPGPGAYTVPSLLGSRVVGKVSAPTYSIYGRSAMGSFFEDLSKHRKPRGWSFGIRHSEFLAPMVTPADY, encoded by the exons ATGGGCTCGGATGTCTGGGTCGGCCCGTGGCGGCCACACCGGCCCCGCGGGCCCATCGCGGCCCTCTACAGAGGCCCGGGGCCAAAGTACAAGCTGCCCACTAACACTGGTACCTGGG GCTACATCCTCCACGACCCGTCGCGCCCCCGTGCCCCCGCCTACACCTTCGGCGCCCGCCTCCCCACGCAGCGTCTGTCATGCAGCCCCGGGCCAGGCCTCCTGGTGCCCGCCGGCCTGACCGAGCGCGGCCCCGACGGCGCCCCAGCCTACTCCATCTACGGCCGCCCCCGCGACGCCGCGCACTTCCTCACGCCCGGACCGG GCAGGTACTTCCCAGAGCGAGCAGGAAACCTGGCGTACCCCAGCGCGCCTCGCCACACCATAGCTCCCCGAAACTGGGGGGTCCAAACAGAACAGCAAACTCCAG GCCCCGGGGCCTACACGGTGCCCTCGCTTTTGGGCTCCCGCGTCGTCGGCAAAGTCTCTGCTCCAACCTACTCCATCTACGGCCGTAGCGCAATGGGCAGCTTCTTCGAGGACCTGAGCAAG CACCGGAAGCCTCGCGGCTGGAGCTTCGGGATCCGGCATTCGGAGTTCCTGGCCCCGATGGTGACCCCCGCGGACTACTGA
- the CIMAP1B gene encoding ciliary microtubule associated protein 1B isoform X2 produces the protein MGSDVWVGPWRPHRPRGPIAALYRGPGPKYKLPTNTGYILHDPSRPRAPAYTFGARLPTQRLSCSPGPGLLVPAGLTERGPDGAPAYSIYGRPRDAAHFLTPGPGRYFPERAGNLAYPSAPRHTIAPRNWGVQTEQQTPGPGAYTVPSLLGSRVVGKVSAPTYSIYGRSAMGSFFEDLSKSPGPCAYHVVSPGVYKSRAPQFTMQARTALPQDNTLKPGPAAYDVDQHRKPRGWSFGIRHSEFLAPMVTPADY, from the exons ATGGGCTCGGATGTCTGGGTCGGCCCGTGGCGGCCACACCGGCCCCGCGGGCCCATCGCGGCCCTCTACAGAGGCCCGGGGCCAAAGTACAAGCTGCCCACTAACACTG GCTACATCCTCCACGACCCGTCGCGCCCCCGTGCCCCCGCCTACACCTTCGGCGCCCGCCTCCCCACGCAGCGTCTGTCATGCAGCCCCGGGCCAGGCCTCCTGGTGCCCGCCGGCCTGACCGAGCGCGGCCCCGACGGCGCCCCAGCCTACTCCATCTACGGCCGCCCCCGCGACGCCGCGCACTTCCTCACGCCCGGACCGG GCAGGTACTTCCCAGAGCGAGCAGGAAACCTGGCGTACCCCAGCGCGCCTCGCCACACCATAGCTCCCCGAAACTGGGGGGTCCAAACAGAACAGCAAACTCCAG GCCCCGGGGCCTACACGGTGCCCTCGCTTTTGGGCTCCCGCGTCGTCGGCAAAGTCTCTGCTCCAACCTACTCCATCTACGGCCGTAGCGCAATGGGCAGCTTCTTCGAGGACCTGAGCAAG AGCCCGGGCCCCTGCGCCTACCACGTGGTGAGCCCCGGGGTCTACAAGTCCCGGGCCCCCCAGTTCACGATGCAGGCGCGAACTGCGCTCCCCCAAGACAACACCCTGAAGCCAGGACCCGCAGCCTACGACGTGGACCAG CACCGGAAGCCTCGCGGCTGGAGCTTCGGGATCCGGCATTCGGAGTTCCTGGCCCCGATGGTGACCCCCGCGGACTACTGA
- the NCAPH2 gene encoding condensin-2 complex subunit H2 isoform X2 produces the protein MEDVEARFAHLLQPIRDLTKNWEVDVAAQLGEYLEELDQICISFDEGKTTMNFTAAALLIQGSACVYSKKVEYLYSLVYQALDFISGKKRAKQLSSVQEDGTKGDISSRGPRELEDEFLSLEDFPDSRANVDLKSDLVPTEVLVAPLMPMALVAPDEAEKSSSPLYSLQGEVLASRKDFRMNTCTPHPRGAFMLEPVGASPMETLLPRSQKDAGRAEEQPMEVSRCLSPAPVLSSPWEPEGLMLGGGDEDEEAVEAAELPEAMAPVSPLEPKGPGSPQQSATPPKRYMLREREGAPEPMSLPKETPDPWQSLDPFDSLDSKPFIKGRPYSVPPCMEEAPGQKRKRKCATKLQDFHQWYLAAYADSRKARRKGPSFADMEVLYWKHVREQLETLRKLQRREVAERWLPRAEEGLWPAGEEHLEESLEDLGAADDFLEPEGYVEPEMASPLEAAGLEAGPPSLSYEELVRRNVELFIASSQKFAQETELSQRIRDWEDAIRPLLQEQEQHVPFDIHSYGDQVVSRFSQLNEWCPFAKLVAGQPAFEVCRSMLASLQLANDYTVEIAQQPGLEVAVDTMSLRLLTHQRAHARFQTYAAPSMAQR, from the exons ATGGAGGACGTGGAGGCGCGCTTCGCCCACCTCCTGCAGCCCATCCGTGACCTTACCAAGAACTGGGAGGTGGACGTGGCGGCCCAGCTGGGCGAGTATCTGGAGGAG CTGGACCAGATCTGCATTTCTTTTGATGAAGGCAAAACCACCATGAACTTCACTGCAGCTGCACTGCTGATCCAGGGGTCTGCCTGTGTGTACAGTAAGAAG GTGGAGTACCTCTACTCGCTGGTCTACCAGGCTCTCGATTTCATCTCTGGCAAGAA GCGGGCTAAGCAGCTCTCTTCGGTGCAGGAAGATGGGACCAAAGGGGACATCAGCTCCAGAGGCCCACGGGAGCTGGAGGACGAG TTCCTGTCACTGGAAGACTTCCCCGATTCCCGGGCTAACGTGGACCTGAAGAGTGACCTGGTGCCCACC GAGGTGCTGGTCGCCCCCCTCATGCCCATGGCCCTGGTGGCCCCTGACGAGGCGGAGAAGAGCAGCAGCCCCCTCTACAG TCTTCAGGGGGAGGTCCTGGCCAGCCGGAAGGATTTTAGGATGAACACGTGCACGCCACACCCCCGAGGGGCCTTCATGCTAGAGCCCGTGGGAGCATCCCCCATGGAGACCCTGTTGCCAAGGAGCCAGAAGG ACGCCGGGAGGGCTGAGGAGCAGCCGATGGAAGTCTCTAGGTGCCTGAGTCCTGCCCCCGTGCTCAGCTCCCCCTGGGAGCCAG AAGGTCTGATGCTCGGAGGCGGGGATGAGGACGAGGAGGCAGTGGAGGCGGCTGAACTCCCTGAGGCCATGGCCCCCGTGTCCCCTCTGGAGCCCAAGGGGCCTGGGAGCCCACAGCAG AGCGCCACCCCGCCCAAGAGGTACATGCTGCGAGAACGCGAGGGAGCCCCTGAGCCCATGTCCCTACCTAAG GAGACCCCAGACCCATGGCAGAGCCTGGACCCCTTCGACTCCCTGGACTCCAAGCCCTtcataaaag GCCGGCCGTACTCCGTGCCTCCCTGTATGGAGGAGGCCCCGGGACAGAAGCGCAAGAGGAAGTGTGCCACCAAGCTGCAGGACTTCCATCAGTGGTACCTGGCTGCCT ATGCTGACAGCAGGAAGGCACGGAGAAAAGGCCCGTCCTTTGCAG ACATGGAGGTCCTGTACTGGAAGCATGTGAGGGAGCAGCTGGAGACGCTCCGGAAGCTGCAGAGAAGGGAG GTAGCTGAACGGTGGCTGCCGAGGGCTGAGGAGGGGCTGTGGCCTGCAGGGGAAGAGCACCTGGAAGAGTCCCTGGAAGACCTTGGGGCTGCAG ATGACTTTCTGGAACCTGAGGGATATGTGGAGCCTGAGATGGCAAGCCCCCTGGAAGCAGCTGGCCTGG AGGCCGGGCCACCATCATTGAGCTACGAGGAGTTGGTTCGAAGGAATGTG GAACTCTTCATAGCTTCCTCCCAGAAGTTCGCCCAGGAGACAGAGCTGAGCCAGCGCATCCGAGACTGGGAGGATGCCATCCGGCCGCTGCTCCAGGAGCAG GAGCAGCACGTGCCCTTTGACATCCACAGCTATGGGGACCAGGTGGTCTCACGATTCAGCCAGCTAAATGAGTGGTGTCCTTTTGCCAAGCTGGTGGCTGGGCAGCCTGCCTTTGAGGTGTGCCGTTCCATGCTGGCCTCCCTACAGCTG GCCAATGACTACACGGTGGAGAttgcccagcagccagggctgGAGGTGGCCGTGGATACCATGTCCCTGAGATTGCTCACACACCAGCGAGCCCATGCACGCTTCCAGACCTACGCAGCCCCCTCCATGGCCCAGCGCTGA
- the TYMP gene encoding thymidine phosphorylase, with translation MAAPGPPTPPDVPMPLPEPNPLPELIRLKRDGGRLDEADVRGFVRAVVDGRAQGAQIGAMLMAIRLRGMDTEETAALTRALAESGQQLEWPEAWQGQIVDKHSTGGVGDKVSLVLAPALAACGCKVPMISGRGLGHTGGTLDKLESIPGFTAIQSPEQMRRLLEQVGCCIVGQSKKLVPADGILYAARDVTATVDSLPLITASILSKKSVERLSALVVDVKFGEAAVLPSQAQARELAAALVGVGTGLGLRVAAALTAMDNPLGRSVGHTLEVEEALLCLDGAGPPDLRDLVTRLGGALLWLNRQVETQAKGAAWVAATLDDGSARGRFEQMLEAQGVDPGLARALCSGTPARRRELLPRARQQEELCAPADGTVELLRALPLAQVLRDLGAGRNRAGQSIRPGVGAELLVGVGQRLRRGAPWVRVHLDGPALSIPQRRILQGALVLSDRAPFAAPSPFAELVLPPTGGPTDTQK, from the exons ATGGCAGCCCCGGGACCTCCGACCCCGCCCGACGTCCCGATGCCCCTACCGGAGCCGAACCCGCTCCCAGAGCTGATTCGTCTGAAGCGCGACGGAGGCCGCCTGGACGAAGCGGACGTGAGGGGCTTCGTGCGCGCTGTAGTGGACGGGAGGGCACAGGGCGCGCAGATAG GGGCCATGCTCATGGCAATCCGACTGCGGGGCATGGACACGGAGGAGACGGCGGCGCTGACCCGGGCCTTGGCCGAGTCTGGGCAGCAGCTTGAGTGGCCAGAGGCCTGGCAGGGGCAGATCGTGGACAAACACTCCACGGGGGGCGTGGGTGACAAGGTCAGCCTGGTCCTGGCGCCTGCTCTGGCCGCCTGTGGCTGCAAG GTGCCAATGATTAGTGGACGTGGCCTGGGGCACACAGGGGGCACCTTGGATAAGCTGGAGTCTATCCCTGGATTCACTGCCATCCAGAGCCCAGAGCAG ATGAGAAGATTGCTGGAGCAAGTGGGCTGCTGTATTGTGGGCCAAAGCAAGAAGCTGGTTCCTGCGGACGGAATCCTGTATGCAGCCAGAGATGTGACCGCCACCGTAGACAGCCTTCCCCTCATCACAG cctccatTCTCAGTAAGAAGTCAGTGGAGAGACTCTCGGCTCTGGTGGTGGACGTGAAGTTTGGAGAGGCTGCGGTCCTCCCCAGCCAGGCACAGGCCCGAGAGCTGGCAGCCGCGCTG GTAGGGGTTGGGACAGGCCTCGGGCTTCGGGTCGCGGCCGCCCTGACCGCCATGGACAACCCCCTGGGCCGCAGCGTGGGCCACACGCTGGAGGTGGAGGAGGCGCTGCTTTGTCTGGACGGCGCGGGTCCCCCAGACCTGAGAGACCTGGTCACCAGGCTCG GGGGCGCCTTGCTCTGGCTCAACCGACAGGTGGAGACCCAGGCCAAGGGCGCCGCCTGGGTGGCCGCGACGCTGGACGACGGCTCCGCCCGGGGCCGCTTCGAACAGATGCTTGAGGCGCAGGGCGTGGATCCGGGCCTCGCTCGAGCCCTATGCTCCGGGACCCCCGCACGACGTCGGGAGCTGCTGCCACGCGCCCGGCAGCAAGAGGAGCTTTGCGCGCCAGCCGACG GCACTGTGGAGCTCCTCCGGGCGCTGCCGTTGGCGCAGGTGTTGCGCGACCTCGGGGCCGGGCGCAACCGCGCGGGGCAGTCGATCCGGCCAGGTGTGGGCGCGGAACTGCTGGTGGGCGTGGGCCAGAGGCTGCGCCGCG GTGCGCCCTGGGTCCGCGTGCACCTGGACGGCCCGGCGCTCAGCATCCCTCAGCGCCGCATCCTGCAGGGGGCGCTCGTGCTCTCCGACCGCGCGCCTTTCGCCGCCCCCTCACCCTTCGCGGAGCTTGTCCTGCCGCCCACGGGCGGACCGACGGACACACAAAAATAA
- the SCO2 gene encoding protein SCO2 homolog, mitochondrial, with translation MRIGAERGCGAGRIPCWAGNPALGLLGLRFLPRPVSRSADVRPVLGPRTGKSVGDRRCGTRAGKQVRPARWAPQECRAMPLPTRAPRAWQALAALRVSPRTQLWSGPAGEGAQGPGLRTRVLVTALCGTALGGAWLAARAEKEQRRRQQRSEALRQAAVGQGDFSLMDHHGQARCKADFRGQWVLMYFGFTHCPDICPDELEKLVQVIRKLEAEPGLPPVQPLFVTVDPERDDPAALARYVQDFHPRLLGLTGSAEQVAQASRSYRVYYSAGPKDEDQDYIVDHSIAIYLLNPDGLFTDYYGRSRSAEHIADSVRRHMAAFRSVLS, from the exons ATGCGCATTGGCGCCGAGCGTGGCTGCGGCGCGGGTCGCATCCCGTGCTGGGCAGGGAATCCCGCGCTCGGACTGCTGGGTTTACGCTTCCTGCCGCGTCCTGTGAGCCGCAGTGCCGACGTCCGGCCCGTGCTGGGTCCGAGAACCGGCAAGAGTGTTGGGGATCGGCGCTGCGGGACACGCGCCGGAAAGCAGGTGCGGCCAGCCAGGTGGGCTCCCCAGG AGTGTCGGGCCATGCCGCTGCCGACCCGGGCGCCGAGAGCATGGCAGGCGCTAGCCGCGCTCAGGGTGTCCCCGCGGACTCAACTCTGGTCCGGACCGGCAGGGGAAGGTGCGCAGGGCCCCGGGCTGCGCACCCGGGTGCTCGTGACCGCGCTGTGCGGGACAGCGCTCGGCGGGGCCTGGTTGGCCGCGCGGGCGGAGAAGGAGCAACGGCGGCGGCAGCAGCGGAGTGAGGCCCTGCGCCAGGCGGCCGTAGGTCAGGGCGACTTCAGCCTGATGGACCATCACGGCCAGGCTCGCTGCAAGGCGGACTTCCGGGGCCAGTGGGTGCTGATGTATTTTGGCTTCACTCACTGCCCCGACATCTGCCCTGACGAGCTGGAGAAGCTGGTGCAGGTGATCCGAAAGCTGGAGGCCGAGCCAGGCCTGCCCCCCGTGCAGCCCCTGTTTGTTACCGTGGACCCTGAGCGGGATGACCCAGCGGCTCTGGCCCGCTATGTGCAGGACTTCCACCCGCGGCTGCTGGGACTGACCGGCTCTGCTGAACAAGTTGCCCAGGCCAGCCGCAGCTACCGCGTGTACTACAGCGCCGGCCCCAAGGACGAGGACCAGGACTACATCGTGGACCACTCCATCGCAATTTACCTGCTCAACCCCGATGGCCTTTTCACCGACTACTACGGCCGCAGCAGGTCGGCCGAGCACATCGCGGACAGCGTGCGGCGTCACATGGCCGCCTTCCGTAGCGTCCTGAGTTGA
- the CIMAP1B gene encoding ciliary microtubule associated protein 1B isoform X1, which yields MGSDVWVGPWRPHRPRGPIAALYRGPGPKYKLPTNTGTWGYILHDPSRPRAPAYTFGARLPTQRLSCSPGPGLLVPAGLTERGPDGAPAYSIYGRPRDAAHFLTPGPGRYFPERAGNLAYPSAPRHTIAPRNWGVQTEQQTPGPGAYTVPSLLGSRVVGKVSAPTYSIYGRSAMGSFFEDLSKSPGPCAYHVVSPGVYKSRAPQFTMQARTALPQDNTLKPGPAAYDVDQHRKPRGWSFGIRHSEFLAPMVTPADY from the exons ATGGGCTCGGATGTCTGGGTCGGCCCGTGGCGGCCACACCGGCCCCGCGGGCCCATCGCGGCCCTCTACAGAGGCCCGGGGCCAAAGTACAAGCTGCCCACTAACACTGGTACCTGGG GCTACATCCTCCACGACCCGTCGCGCCCCCGTGCCCCCGCCTACACCTTCGGCGCCCGCCTCCCCACGCAGCGTCTGTCATGCAGCCCCGGGCCAGGCCTCCTGGTGCCCGCCGGCCTGACCGAGCGCGGCCCCGACGGCGCCCCAGCCTACTCCATCTACGGCCGCCCCCGCGACGCCGCGCACTTCCTCACGCCCGGACCGG GCAGGTACTTCCCAGAGCGAGCAGGAAACCTGGCGTACCCCAGCGCGCCTCGCCACACCATAGCTCCCCGAAACTGGGGGGTCCAAACAGAACAGCAAACTCCAG GCCCCGGGGCCTACACGGTGCCCTCGCTTTTGGGCTCCCGCGTCGTCGGCAAAGTCTCTGCTCCAACCTACTCCATCTACGGCCGTAGCGCAATGGGCAGCTTCTTCGAGGACCTGAGCAAG AGCCCGGGCCCCTGCGCCTACCACGTGGTGAGCCCCGGGGTCTACAAGTCCCGGGCCCCCCAGTTCACGATGCAGGCGCGAACTGCGCTCCCCCAAGACAACACCCTGAAGCCAGGACCCGCAGCCTACGACGTGGACCAG CACCGGAAGCCTCGCGGCTGGAGCTTCGGGATCCGGCATTCGGAGTTCCTGGCCCCGATGGTGACCCCCGCGGACTACTGA
- the CIMAP1B gene encoding ciliary microtubule associated protein 1B isoform X4 — protein sequence MGSDVWVGPWRPHRPRGPIAALYRGPGPKYKLPTNTGRYFPERAGNLAYPSAPRHTIAPRNWGVQTEQQTPGPGAYTVPSLLGSRVVGKVSAPTYSIYGRSAMGSFFEDLSKSPGPCAYHVVSPGVYKSRAPQFTMQARTALPQDNTLKPGPAAYDVDQHRKPRGWSFGIRHSEFLAPMVTPADY from the exons ATGGGCTCGGATGTCTGGGTCGGCCCGTGGCGGCCACACCGGCCCCGCGGGCCCATCGCGGCCCTCTACAGAGGCCCGGGGCCAAAGTACAAGCTGCCCACTAACACTG GCAGGTACTTCCCAGAGCGAGCAGGAAACCTGGCGTACCCCAGCGCGCCTCGCCACACCATAGCTCCCCGAAACTGGGGGGTCCAAACAGAACAGCAAACTCCAG GCCCCGGGGCCTACACGGTGCCCTCGCTTTTGGGCTCCCGCGTCGTCGGCAAAGTCTCTGCTCCAACCTACTCCATCTACGGCCGTAGCGCAATGGGCAGCTTCTTCGAGGACCTGAGCAAG AGCCCGGGCCCCTGCGCCTACCACGTGGTGAGCCCCGGGGTCTACAAGTCCCGGGCCCCCCAGTTCACGATGCAGGCGCGAACTGCGCTCCCCCAAGACAACACCCTGAAGCCAGGACCCGCAGCCTACGACGTGGACCAG CACCGGAAGCCTCGCGGCTGGAGCTTCGGGATCCGGCATTCGGAGTTCCTGGCCCCGATGGTGACCCCCGCGGACTACTGA
- the NCAPH2 gene encoding condensin-2 complex subunit H2 isoform X1: MEDVEARFAHLLQPIRDLTKNWEVDVAAQLGEYLEELDQICISFDEGKTTMNFTAAALLIQGSACVYSKKVSCSGGPTAQAESSPPASGQQVEYLYSLVYQALDFISGKKRAKQLSSVQEDGTKGDISSRGPRELEDEFLSLEDFPDSRANVDLKSDLVPTEVLVAPLMPMALVAPDEAEKSSSPLYSLQGEVLASRKDFRMNTCTPHPRGAFMLEPVGASPMETLLPRSQKDAGRAEEQPMEVSRCLSPAPVLSSPWEPEGLMLGGGDEDEEAVEAAELPEAMAPVSPLEPKGPGSPQQSATPPKRYMLREREGAPEPMSLPKETPDPWQSLDPFDSLDSKPFIKGRPYSVPPCMEEAPGQKRKRKCATKLQDFHQWYLAAYADSRKARRKGPSFADMEVLYWKHVREQLETLRKLQRREVAERWLPRAEEGLWPAGEEHLEESLEDLGAADDFLEPEGYVEPEMASPLEAAGLEAGPPSLSYEELVRRNVELFIASSQKFAQETELSQRIRDWEDAIRPLLQEQEQHVPFDIHSYGDQVVSRFSQLNEWCPFAKLVAGQPAFEVCRSMLASLQLANDYTVEIAQQPGLEVAVDTMSLRLLTHQRAHARFQTYAAPSMAQR, translated from the exons ATGGAGGACGTGGAGGCGCGCTTCGCCCACCTCCTGCAGCCCATCCGTGACCTTACCAAGAACTGGGAGGTGGACGTGGCGGCCCAGCTGGGCGAGTATCTGGAGGAG CTGGACCAGATCTGCATTTCTTTTGATGAAGGCAAAACCACCATGAACTTCACTGCAGCTGCACTGCTGATCCAGGGGTCTGCCTGTGTGTACAGTAAGAAG GTGTCTTGTTCTGGAGGCCCCACAGCTCAGGCCGAGTCCTCACCTCCTGCTTCTGGTCAGCAGGTGGAGTACCTCTACTCGCTGGTCTACCAGGCTCTCGATTTCATCTCTGGCAAGAA GCGGGCTAAGCAGCTCTCTTCGGTGCAGGAAGATGGGACCAAAGGGGACATCAGCTCCAGAGGCCCACGGGAGCTGGAGGACGAG TTCCTGTCACTGGAAGACTTCCCCGATTCCCGGGCTAACGTGGACCTGAAGAGTGACCTGGTGCCCACC GAGGTGCTGGTCGCCCCCCTCATGCCCATGGCCCTGGTGGCCCCTGACGAGGCGGAGAAGAGCAGCAGCCCCCTCTACAG TCTTCAGGGGGAGGTCCTGGCCAGCCGGAAGGATTTTAGGATGAACACGTGCACGCCACACCCCCGAGGGGCCTTCATGCTAGAGCCCGTGGGAGCATCCCCCATGGAGACCCTGTTGCCAAGGAGCCAGAAGG ACGCCGGGAGGGCTGAGGAGCAGCCGATGGAAGTCTCTAGGTGCCTGAGTCCTGCCCCCGTGCTCAGCTCCCCCTGGGAGCCAG AAGGTCTGATGCTCGGAGGCGGGGATGAGGACGAGGAGGCAGTGGAGGCGGCTGAACTCCCTGAGGCCATGGCCCCCGTGTCCCCTCTGGAGCCCAAGGGGCCTGGGAGCCCACAGCAG AGCGCCACCCCGCCCAAGAGGTACATGCTGCGAGAACGCGAGGGAGCCCCTGAGCCCATGTCCCTACCTAAG GAGACCCCAGACCCATGGCAGAGCCTGGACCCCTTCGACTCCCTGGACTCCAAGCCCTtcataaaag GCCGGCCGTACTCCGTGCCTCCCTGTATGGAGGAGGCCCCGGGACAGAAGCGCAAGAGGAAGTGTGCCACCAAGCTGCAGGACTTCCATCAGTGGTACCTGGCTGCCT ATGCTGACAGCAGGAAGGCACGGAGAAAAGGCCCGTCCTTTGCAG ACATGGAGGTCCTGTACTGGAAGCATGTGAGGGAGCAGCTGGAGACGCTCCGGAAGCTGCAGAGAAGGGAG GTAGCTGAACGGTGGCTGCCGAGGGCTGAGGAGGGGCTGTGGCCTGCAGGGGAAGAGCACCTGGAAGAGTCCCTGGAAGACCTTGGGGCTGCAG ATGACTTTCTGGAACCTGAGGGATATGTGGAGCCTGAGATGGCAAGCCCCCTGGAAGCAGCTGGCCTGG AGGCCGGGCCACCATCATTGAGCTACGAGGAGTTGGTTCGAAGGAATGTG GAACTCTTCATAGCTTCCTCCCAGAAGTTCGCCCAGGAGACAGAGCTGAGCCAGCGCATCCGAGACTGGGAGGATGCCATCCGGCCGCTGCTCCAGGAGCAG GAGCAGCACGTGCCCTTTGACATCCACAGCTATGGGGACCAGGTGGTCTCACGATTCAGCCAGCTAAATGAGTGGTGTCCTTTTGCCAAGCTGGTGGCTGGGCAGCCTGCCTTTGAGGTGTGCCGTTCCATGCTGGCCTCCCTACAGCTG GCCAATGACTACACGGTGGAGAttgcccagcagccagggctgGAGGTGGCCGTGGATACCATGTCCCTGAGATTGCTCACACACCAGCGAGCCCATGCACGCTTCCAGACCTACGCAGCCCCCTCCATGGCCCAGCGCTGA